A genomic segment from Dasypus novemcinctus isolate mDasNov1 chromosome X, mDasNov1.1.hap2, whole genome shotgun sequence encodes:
- the CCDC160 gene encoding coiled-coil domain-containing protein 160, which yields MDARRKHWKKNMFTPSVSTQDFLSQASQSETSSEQTTSDKTRRIEEICNLSSRKFQEKNKYKRKEYISQLNENEQEPKLRERKINISKNEADTNPASCEASNLDVAAKESFKSTENGSAWSTKELPTLCRRDTRKKITEGMSPKLRLNLLNAELEELNMKCKRIEEEFESAEKELLNSKKDVSIKPLNFQETGLDTSKNDQELQALRNDLSEKATNVKNLTEELQQAKEVIHKLNLENRDLKETVRKLKRQTEVGNALLKEEMKLYYELEMEKIRGELDAIKNELRAEKTLQARNNRALELLRKHFASVTSSSTLDHFTGDCF from the coding sequence ATGGATGCTAGAAGAAAACACTGGAAGAAGAATATGTTTACTCCTAGTGTTAGTACACAGGATTTTCTAAGTCAGGCTTCTCAGTCTGAAACTTCTTCAGAACAGACAACTTCAGATAAGACCAGGAGAATAGAAGAAATTTGTAATTTATCCAGTAGAaagtttcaagaaaaaaataaatataagaggaaagaatatatttcccaactaaatgaaaatgaacaagaACCAAAGTTAAGGGAGAGAAAGATAAACATTTCAAAGAATGAAGCAGACACAAATCCTGCCTCCTGTGAAGCATCTAATTTGGATGTTGCAGCCAAAGAAAGCTTTAAAAGCACAGAAAATGGTTCTGCCTGGAGTACAAAAGAATTACCAACTCTATGCCGgcgagacacaaggaagaaaatcACCGAAGGAATGTCTCCAAAACTTCGCCTGAACCTTTTAAATGCAGAACTGGAAGAACTTAATATGAAATGCAAAAGAATAGAAGAGGAATTTGAAAGTGCTGAGAAAGAACTTTTGAACTCCAAAAAAGATGTTTCCATAAAACCCCTAAATTTTCAAGAAACAGGATTGGACACCTCGAAGAATGACCAGGAGCTTCAAGCCTTAAGAAATGACCTGTCTGAAAAAGCaacaaatgtaaaaaacttaACTGAAGAGCTGCAGCAAGCCAAAGAAGTCATCCACAAGTTGAACCTAGAGAACCGAGATTTAAAAGAAACAGTTAGGAAGTTGAAGCGTCAAACTGAGGTTGGAAATGCACtcctaaaagaagaaatgaaattatattatgaattagaaatggaaaagatcCGTGGAGAGCTTGATGCCATCAAGAACGAACTGAGGGCGGAGAAGACCTTGCAGGCAAGAAATAATAGGGCTCTGGAGTTGCTTAGAAAACACTTTGCCTCAGTAACATCATCAAGTACCCTTGACCACTTTACAGgagattgtttttaa